One segment of Megachile rotundata isolate GNS110a chromosome 4, iyMegRotu1, whole genome shotgun sequence DNA contains the following:
- the crb gene encoding cell polarity complex component crumbs isoform X3 — protein sequence MRARYVVAVLTSLLVVTDEAPQDIRHKEYDEHPREAYFDGSAFLKLSSFVSVHRHSGLSFRTCEGGRLFMQKYNDDSISLEVTPEGLLFVAIVDQQRYKARLNARLLNNAWNNVNLFFRLGNLTLNAAGHTQVIANATYNAAILTLPDYDMNGSLIVGEGFRGCILQGPGILFNDTINNGAIFGPCPADNKGCSPCLTGPCRNGGTCNEDAKGDYSCACKPGFTGTFCESQLGVRLCEQSPCRNDGICLAVTETDYKCECSAGWTGKNCETNINECASNPCKHGGLCIDGINNYTCMCDRTGYEGANCEIDIDECLADPCLNNGVCYDNYGGYICHCPNGFEGQNCELNLNECISDPCKHGGDCVDDVGSYHCNCLPGYAGRHCELRSLCENAACPANSICVEDAHGPQCVCNPGFMGNPPNCTINYCANNPCANGGTCTSNKDGFNCTCPPEWKGTTCLSPASDWCSACYNGGVCQETPYGVSCKCPKFWRGPQCKEPITCRDLPCKQASACHDYAGGFYCTCEPGWTGPDCSIDDDECVSNPCRNGGICIDQQISYYCQCLPGYSGKNCQINVDECLSQPCQNGGTCIDRINGYTCNCTKDFMGENCELEYNACAVNPCQNNGNCTLIARSRREFVCECPQGFEGKICNINVDDCVDVVCPDGKICVDGIAGYECKCREGYRDPNCTLIVDHCATKPCNSGTCIDLGEHGFECKCKDGYQGQFCEEDVDECKVEGISLCNNGICLNTEGSYNCFCRPGFSGDHCDIDIDECLWAPCKNNATCIDRINTFECQCPPGYSGKTCDMDVNECESDPCQNGATCVNEIASYMCICSLGFRGINCEINIDDCEPSPCLNQGRCIDGINNYTCDCSDTGFEGAHCEQNIDDCRSQPCVNGAKCKDDIKNYKCQCYAGYTGKNCEIDVNECDSSPCKYNGTCLERSKSELYKSDALTLPAIFNQEFSYANASGYECLCVQGLTGKNCEININECDSNPCLAGNCLDRIGGYTCECENGYEGDLCQHDIDECKRYTPCEHGVCTDGRADYTCTCEPEYGGKNCSVELTGCQGNACQNGGTCWPYLVDETIHKFNCTCPNGFHGEICDYVTTMSLTGRSYVLVNTTRDEGYDIQFRFRTTLPNGLLAIGKGSTFYILELVNGKLNLHSSLLNKWEGVFIGSGLNDSHWQKVFVAINATHLVLSANEEQTIYPISLNEGSNSNHTSFPMTYVGGTTNYLQRLTHGPSFFVGCTEDLVINGEWVYSGTSSMTVYMEDVESGCPREAQCSPNPCKNGGHCTDRWRDFSCKCERPYLGHTCQYNMTAATFGYENITNGYVTVKVSDMARRAVRSIVDISMFIRTRQDRGDIFYLGSEPNPQTELRPQEKTYIAAQMEGGELLVRIQFTDTEAYTVGGVKLNDGNNHLIQIVRNVTLVQVKINGTEYFRKTISASGQLNVTVLYLGGLPQASRYIRQVDNRQIEVSQALQVNFKGVIQDVQISNGSEIMVVEFFPLKANDIPTPIQFGNVTFDYEKVLKGVISDNVCISNPCHHNGTCHVTWNDFWCQCPRGYTGKTCQEMEFCQLQDCPPGSKCQNLDDGYECIANTTFNGVNTSFSYIYNQGEERNVTESTIDSIEITYRSNTGGILMHIAPRVGDLHFTVSVYKDKVTVSWRLDAQNQGILTFGKTEPDGNWTSIILRLNNNSMECDYANSNDENEPPVSPNFSFSLWYDLLVTGTVTLGGLGPSLSTNSYTTGSSRHNLETRNGINENSIDFTERTLTTTSSPHDAMSGEAFKGCLGEVRIGGMLLHYFTYEEVYQNANFTPLEYLALQEDNDTHHNNIGCQLCFDSDCKNDGYCQDKANSYICECPAGYTENDCSFNIDECIDNKCENEATCVDGIANYTCVCNSGWQGWLCDDDINECVSLNPCQHDGECINFPGYFRCECPDQFTGNLCQHFRLITCENQPCKNGGVCTDIPNSQTGNNFTCTCMTGYEGAVCDVPYCIGGKCQNGGKCDSYQQTPRCTCLPGYSGMYCEINIDDCAPDAEGNVPCKNDGKCYDGVNNFTCDCSETGYTGSDCSMDINECQDPSTDCGHGQCENLPGTYQCICESGYCGYNCGMVNPCKEDYCQNGGTCKCGDDGGYRCQCTPEYTGQNCTETEHFLGSQALDIAVIVGPIVGCLFLIAAGSLVALFMMARKKRATRGTYSPSAQEFSNPRVEMDNVMKPPPEERLI from the exons TACTCACTAGCTTGTTAGTAGTCACTGACGAAGCGCCGCAAGACATCAGACACAAAGAGTACGATGAACATCCTCGAGAAGCATACTTCGATGGCTCTGCTTTTCTCAAATTGAGCTCCTTCGTGTCGGTGCACAGGCACAGTGGTTTAAGTTTTCGAACTTGCGAAGGTGGTCGTCTTTTCATGCAGAAATACAACGACGATTCGATCAGTCTTGAAGTGACTCCGGAAGGACTACTTTTTGTGGCGATCGTTGACCAACAACGTTACAAAGCGAGACTTAATGCTAGGTTACTCAACAACGCTTGGAACAATGTTAATCTCTTTTTTAGACTCGGGAATCTTACTTTGAACGCTGCTGGTCATACACAG GTAATTGCTAATGCCACGTACAACGCTGCGATTCTTACGCTTCCTGACTACGATATGAATGGCTCTCTCATTGTGGGAGAAGGATTCAGAGGATGCATTCTCCAAGGTCCTGGAATTCTTTTTAACGACACTATCAATAACGGAGCCATCTTTGGTCCGTGCCCTGCGGACAACAAAGGAT GTTCGCCCTGTTTAACCGGTCCCTGTCGAAATGGCGGCACCTGTAACGAGGATGCGAAGGGAGATTACAGTTGCGCGTGCAAACCAGGATTCACCGGGACATTCTGCGAATCTCAACTTGGAGTACGACTCTGCGAACAGAGTCCCTGCAGAAACGACGGTATCTGTTTAGCCGTCACCGAAACCGATTACAAATGCGAATGTTCAGCAGGATGGACTGGTAAAAACTGCGAAACGAACATCAACGAGTGTGCCTCGAATCCTTGCAAACACGGTGGACTTTGCATCGACGGtatcaataactatacttgcatGTGCGATAGAACAGG GTACGAAGGTGCAAATTGCGAGATTGATATCGACGAATGCCTAGCAGACCCGTGTCTGAACAACGGTGTATGCTACGACAATTATGGTGGTTATATCTGCCATTGTCCGAACGGTTTCGAAGGACAGAATTGTGAATTGAACTTGAACGAGTGCATATCAGACCCGTGCAAACACGGTGGCGACTGCGTGGACGATGTAGGTTCAtatcattgtaattgtctgCCTGGATACGCGGGTCGTCACTGCGAGCTCAGAAGTTTATGCGAAAACGCAGCATGCCCGGCGAATAGCATTTGCGTGGAAGACGCCCATGGCCCGCAATGTGTTTGTAATCCTGGATTCATGGGCAATCCTCCGAATTGCACTATCAATTATTGCGCCAACAACCCGTGTGCTAATGGAGGAACGTGCACCAGCAACAAAGACGGATTCAATTGTACCTGCCCGCCCGAGTGGAAAG GAACAACATGCTTATCACCCGCTTCGGATTGGTGTTCCGCCTGTTACAACGGTGGTGTTTGCCAGGAAACACCTTATGGTGTTTCTTGTAAGTGCCCGAAGTTTTGGAGAGGACCGCAATGCAAGGAACCGATCACCTGTCGTGATCTGCCTTGCAAGCAGGCATCAGCCTGTCACGACTAT GCCGGAGGCTTTTATTGCACCTGCGAGCCAGGATGGACGGGCCCTGATTGTTCCATCGATGATGACGAGTGTGTCAGCAATCCTTGTCGCAACGGTGGCATCTGCATCGATCAACAAATTAGCTACTACTGTCAATGTCTTCCGGGATATTCCG GTAAGAACTGTCAAATAAACGTGGACGAGTGTCTGTCACAACCCTGTCAAAACGGTGGTACGTGTATCGATCGAATCAACGGGTACACGTGTAACTGCACCAAGGATTTCATGGGCGAAAACTGCGAACTGGAATACAATGCATGCGCGGTAAATCCGTGTCAGAACAATGGAAACTGCACCCTGATAGCGAGATCGCGGCGAGAGTTCGTTTGCGAATGCCCGCAGGGTTTCGAGGGGAAGATATGCAACATCAATGTCGACGATTGCGTCGATGTCGTGTGTCCTGATGGCAAGATTTGCGTGGATGGTATCGCTGGTTACGAATGCAAATGCCGAGAGGGTTACAGGGATCCTAATTGTACCCTAATCGTCGACCATTGCGCGACGAAACCCTGCAACAGCGGCACTTGCATCGACCTTGGGGAACATGGTTTCGAGTGCAAATGCAAGGACGGCTATCAAG GGCAATTCTGTGAAGAAGACGTGGACGAATGCAAAGTGGAAGGCATTTCCCTGTGCAATAACGGGATCTGCTTGAACACGGAGGGCAGCTACAATTGTTTCTGCAGACCGGGATTCTCCGGGGACCACTGCGACATCGACATCGACGAATGTCTGTGGGCACCGTGCAAGAACAACGCCACGTGTATCGACCGTATCAACACGTTCGAGTGCCAGTGTCCACCGGGTTACTCCGGGAAAACCTGCGACATGGACGTGAACGAGTGCGAGAGCGATCCTTGCCAGAACGGTGCCACGTGCGTCAATGAAATCGCCAGCTACATGTGCATTTGCTCACTGGGCTTCCGTGGGATTAATTGCGAGATCAATATCGATGATTGCGAGCCGTCACCTTGCTTGAATCAGGGCCGATGCATCGACGGTATTAACAATTATACCTGTGACTGCAGCGACACGGGTTTCGAAGGTGCACACTGTGAACAGAATATCGACGACTGCCGCTCGCAACCGTGTGTGAACGGCGCTAAATGCAAAGATGATATCAAGAATTATAAGTGCCAATGTTATGCTGGGTACACTGGGAAGAATTGCGAAATCGACGTGAACGAATGCGATAGCTCACCTTGCAAGTACAATGGAACTTGTTTAGAGAGATCAAAGAGCGAGTTGTACAAGAGCGACGCGTTGACCTTACCTGCTATATTCAATCAGGAATTTAGCTATGCCAACGCGAGTGG GTACGAATGTCTATGCGTGCAAGGTCTGACAGGCAAAAATTGCGAAATAAATATCAACGAGTGCGACAGCAACCCATGCTTAGCCGGAAATTGCCTGGACCGCATCGGAGGCTACACTTGCGAGTGTGAGAACGGCTACGAAGGTGATCTCTGCCAACACGACATCGACGAATGTAAACGCTACACACCATGCGAGCACGGTGTCTGCACCGATGGAAGAGCAGATTACACATGTACTTGTGAACCAGAGTACGGAGGCAAAAATTGTTCGGTGGAGTTGACCGGATGTCAAGGAAATGCTTGTCAAAATGGCGGAACCTGCTGGCCGTACCTCGTCGACGAAACGATACATAAATTCAATTGCACCTGTCCAAATGGTTTCCATGGAGAAATCTGTGATTAT GTAACGACAATGTCCTTGACTGGCAGATCATACGTCCTGGTGAATACTACTCGCGATGAAGGATATGACATACAGTTCCGCTTCCGCACGACTCTGCCGAATGGGCTACTAGCCATTGGAAAGGGATCAACGTTTTATATTCTTGAACTTGTGAATGGCAAACTGAACTTGCACTCGAGTCTCCTGAATAAGTGGGAGGGTGTATTTATTGGCAGCGGTTTGAACGACTCTCACTGGCAAAAAGTGTTCGTTGCTATCAATGCCACGCACTTGGTGCTCTCAGCTAACGAAGAACAAACGATTTATCCTATTAGTCTGAACGAAGGTTCCAATTCTAACCACACATCTTTCCCAATGACTTATGTGGGTGGTACCACCAACTACCTGCAAAGGTTGACTCATGGACCGTCGTTCTTTGTGGGTTGCACCGAGGATCTTGTTATTAATGGAGAATGG GTATACTCCGGTACCTCATCGATGACAGTGTACATGGAAGATGTCGAATCAGGCTGTCCACGAGAAGCTCAGTGTTCACCAAATCCTTGCAAAAATGGTGGACATTGCACTGACAGATGGCGAGATTTTTCCTGCAAATGTGAGCGACCGTATCTTGGACATACCTGTCAATACAACATGACAGCAGCCACGTTTGGATACGAGAATATCACAAACGGATACGTAACCGTGAAAGTGTCAGATATGGCTAGAAGAGCGGTCAGATCTATTGTAGATATATCCATGTTCATTCGCACAAGACAAGACAGAGGCGATATATTCTATCTAGGATCAGAGCCGAATCCGCAAACTGAGTTACGACCTCAGGAGAAAACTTACATAGCGGCTCAGATGGAAGGAGGTGAACTGCTCGTCAGAATTCAGTTTACCGACACAGAAGCTTACACGGTGGGAGGTGTGAAACTGAACGACGGAAACAATCACCTGATACAAATAGTTAGAAATGTAACGCTGGTTCAAGTGAAGATCAACGGTACCGAATACTTCAGAAAAACCATCAGCGCTTCTGGTCAGTTAAATGTGACTGTCCTATATTTGGGTGGTTTGCCACAAGCTTCTAGGTACATACGACAAGTTGATAACCGTCAGATAGAAGTGTCGCAAGCTCTTCAAGTTAATTTCAAAGGAGTTATTCAAGATGTTCAAATATCCAATGGCAGTGAAATTATGGTCGTTGAATTCTTTCCTCTGAAG GCAAATGACATTCCAACCCCAATCCAATTTGGCAACGTAACCTTCGATTACGAAAAAGTTCTTAAGGGTGTAATATCCGACAACGTCTGCATCAGCAATCCATGCCACCACAATGGTACATGCCACGTCACGTGGAATGACTTCTGGTGTCAGTGTCCACGTGGTTACACCGGAAAGACCTGTCAAGAAATGGAGTTCTGTCAGCTGCAAGATTGTCCACCTGGATCAAAATGCCAGAACTTGGACGATGGTTACGAGTGCATCGCTAATACCACCTTTAATGGAGTGAACACCTCCTTCAGTTACATCTACAATCAAGGAGAAGAAAGGAACGTGACAGAGTCCACGATTGATAGCATCGAAATTACTTATCGATCGAATACAGGTGGTATTCTGATGCATATTGCTCCCCGTGTGGGCGATTTGCATTTCACTGTCTCCGTTTACAAGGACAAAGTCACGGTATCTTGGCGTTTGGATGCGCAAAACCAAGGGATATTGACTTTCGGTAAAACTGAACCTGATGGAAATTGGACATCGATTATTCTGAGATTGAACAACAATTCTATGGAGTGTGATTATGCGAACTCTAATGATGAAAACGAACCACCAGTTAGTCCCAATTTTAGTTTCTCCTTGTGGTATGATTTGTTAGTTACTGGAACGGTTACGCTAGGCGGACTTGGTCCCAGTTTATCTACCAACAGTTATACAACTGGCTCTAGTAGACACAATTTAGAAACTAGAAATGGTATCAATGAAAACTCAATAGATTTTACTGAACGTACATTGACCACCACATCTTCGCCTCATGATGCGATGTCGG GTGAAGCTTTTAAAGGATGCTTAGGAGAAGTAAGAATTGGCGGTATGCTGCTGCATTATTTCACGTATGAAGAGGTTTATCAGAACGCTAACTTTACACCATTGGAGTATCTAGCGTTGCAAGAAGATAACGATACACATCACAATAATATTGGTTGTCAACTCTGCTTCGATTCAGATTGTAAGAACGATGGTTACTGTCAGGATAAAGCGAATAGTTATATTTGTGAATGTCCTGCCGGTTACACGGAGAACGATTGCTCTTTCAACATTGACGAGTGCATCGATAATAAATGTGAAAATGAGGCTACCTGCGTTGATGGAATTGCTAATTATACTTGTGTGTGCAATAGTGGTTGGCAAGGATGGct GTGTGATGATGATATAAATGAATGTGTATCACTGAATCCTTGTCAACATGATGGAGAATGCATAAATTTTCCTGGTTACTTCCGCTGTGAATGTCCAGATCAGTTCACTGGCAACCTCTGCCAGCACTTCCGTTTAATCACTTGCGAAAATCAACCTTGTAAAAATGGCGGTGTTTGTACGGACATACCAAATTCGCAAACCGGTAATAATTTCACATGTACATGTATGACTGGTTACGAGGGCGCAGTTTGTGACGTTCCTTATTGCATCGGTGGAAAGTGTCAAAATGGTGGAAAATGCGACTCATACCAA CAGACACCTCGATGTACATGTCTACCCGGTTATTCTGGAATGTACTGTGAAATTAACATTGATGACTGCGCACCGGATGCAGAAGGAAACGTACCCTGTAAAAACGATGGTAAATGTTACGACGGAGTGAACAACTTCACCTGTGACTGTAGCGAAACAGGTTACACAGGGTCCGATTGTTCCATGGACATAAATGAATGTCAGGATCCATCGACAGACTGTGGTCATGGACAGTGTGAAAATTTACCAGGAACCTATCAATGCATTTGTGAATCAGGTTACTGTGGATACAATTGTGGAATGGTGAATCCTTGCAAAGAG